The following coding sequences lie in one Streptomyces sp. ALI-76-A genomic window:
- a CDS encoding MarR family transcriptional regulator produces MADTDLKLLYRELVSLEIELWDGIEGRLRAEYDLALTSFEVLHLLLRRPGRRIQDIAEEFSITVGGTSKVVDRLETAGLCGRRANPNDRRSSIVELTPEGRKLVEGALKVFEEELELRIGSVIPEESVREVTAVLSTLRAAGRALDAERKAGGRTPVPASRAPKQSGRSAS; encoded by the coding sequence ATGGCTGACACTGACCTGAAGCTGCTGTACCGGGAGCTGGTCTCGCTGGAGATCGAGTTGTGGGACGGCATCGAGGGGCGGTTGCGGGCGGAGTATGACCTGGCGCTGACCTCGTTCGAGGTGCTGCACCTGCTGTTGCGGCGGCCTGGGCGACGGATCCAGGACATCGCGGAGGAGTTCTCGATCACGGTGGGCGGCACGAGCAAGGTCGTCGACCGTCTGGAGACGGCGGGCCTGTGCGGGCGGAGGGCCAATCCGAACGACCGCCGTTCCTCGATCGTCGAGCTCACCCCGGAGGGGCGGAAGCTGGTGGAGGGGGCGCTGAAGGTCTTCGAGGAAGAGCTGGAACTGCGGATCGGGTCGGTGATTCCCGAGGAGTCGGTACGCGAGGTGACCGCGGTCCTCAGTACGCTGCGGGCAGCCGGACGTGCTCTGGACGCGGAGCGGAAGGCCGGGGGTCGGACGCCGGTTCCGGCCTCGCGGGCGCCGAAGCAGTCCGGTCGGTC
- a CDS encoding HTH domain-containing protein — protein sequence MTDEEKAEQAARTRAKIMEGFARAERALFTRPAPKSARAQMKFLRTREKGSTKSLAERLGVSRKTVQRYLSGASTKPNKRLQEALTQETEAEWQPQVKAQARQRAASSGGLVISCRAYFGFGPEGTSDAGRVRDVSVAVSLSHARAILAAREKGATDDDLHELVADAIADAYFRQGSSGRAGLEVEFADVEWLNIRF from the coding sequence ATGACTGATGAGGAGAAGGCAGAGCAGGCGGCCCGGACGCGCGCCAAGATCATGGAGGGCTTCGCCCGTGCGGAGCGGGCCCTGTTCACCCGGCCTGCGCCGAAATCCGCGCGAGCCCAGATGAAATTCCTTCGCACGCGGGAGAAGGGCTCCACCAAGAGCCTGGCGGAGCGGCTGGGCGTCTCCCGCAAGACGGTGCAGCGCTACCTCTCGGGTGCCTCCACCAAGCCGAACAAGCGACTCCAGGAGGCCCTGACCCAGGAGACGGAGGCGGAGTGGCAACCGCAGGTCAAGGCACAGGCGAGGCAGCGCGCGGCCAGCTCGGGCGGGCTCGTCATCTCGTGCCGGGCCTACTTCGGTTTCGGCCCCGAGGGCACCTCGGACGCGGGCCGGGTGCGGGACGTCAGCGTCGCCGTGTCGCTCTCCCACGCGAGGGCCATCCTGGCCGCACGGGAGAAGGGTGCGACGGACGATGATCTGCACGAACTGGTCGCGGACGCCATCGCGGACGCCTATTTCCGTCAAGGCAGTAGTGGCCGGGCGGGCCTGGAGGTGGAATTCGCTGACGTGGAATGGCTCAACATCCGGTTTTAG
- a CDS encoding ISL3 family transposase translates to MFSGLSPLIMEDVVDEGGRIVVRARTPLDTAVCPVCGASSGRVHGYHWRTVADVPVDGRQVVVRVRVRRLVCPTRGCRHTFREQVPGLLERYQRRIARLTRQVRAVVKELAGRAGSRLLAILAVGLSRHTALRALLRIPLPTGRVPRVIGVDDFALRRRHRYATVIIDAETHERIDVLPDRTADTLEAWLRGHPGIEVVCRDGSATYAEAIRRALPDAVQVGDRWHLWKNLCEAALNEVKAHSACWATVLDAPIYDGPRAQTTLERWHQVHGLLEKGVGLLECARRLQLALNTVKRYARADRPERMLRVPKYRASLVDPYREHLRKRRSEDPGVPVQHLFEEIKTLGFTGCLNLLHKYINQGRADADRSHISPRRLARMLLTRPDNLKPEQHELLAKLTAACPEMTQLAADIRDFAPLLTPHTDNADALTHWIAQVRTADLPHLHAFTRGLDRDIDAVIAGLTLPYSNGPTEGVNTKTKRIARQMHGRAGFTLLRHRILLG, encoded by the coding sequence GTGTTTTCGGGTCTGTCCCCACTGATCATGGAGGATGTGGTCGACGAGGGTGGGCGGATCGTGGTGCGGGCCCGGACGCCGCTGGACACCGCGGTCTGCCCGGTGTGCGGGGCCTCGTCGGGACGGGTGCACGGCTATCACTGGCGGACGGTGGCCGACGTTCCGGTCGACGGGCGACAGGTGGTGGTCCGTGTGCGGGTGCGGCGTCTGGTGTGTCCCACGCGAGGCTGCCGCCACACCTTCCGCGAACAGGTGCCCGGGCTGCTGGAGCGATACCAGCGACGCATCGCTCGTCTGACCAGGCAGGTCAGGGCCGTGGTCAAAGAGTTAGCGGGCCGGGCGGGATCACGTTTGCTGGCGATACTCGCGGTGGGCCTGTCCCGTCACACGGCCCTGCGCGCCCTGCTGCGCATCCCGTTGCCCACCGGGCGGGTGCCCCGTGTGATCGGCGTCGACGATTTCGCCCTGCGCCGGCGGCACCGCTATGCCACCGTGATCATCGACGCCGAGACCCATGAGCGGATCGACGTACTGCCCGACCGCACGGCCGACACCCTGGAAGCGTGGCTGCGCGGGCATCCGGGCATCGAGGTCGTGTGCCGCGACGGCTCAGCCACCTACGCCGAGGCCATCCGCCGTGCTCTGCCCGACGCGGTGCAAGTCGGTGATCGCTGGCATTTATGGAAGAACCTGTGCGAAGCCGCCCTGAACGAGGTGAAGGCACACAGTGCCTGCTGGGCCACCGTACTGGACGCGCCGATCTACGACGGGCCCCGCGCTCAGACCACCCTCGAACGCTGGCACCAGGTTCATGGCCTGCTCGAGAAGGGCGTGGGCCTGCTCGAATGCGCCCGCCGCCTGCAACTGGCCCTGAACACCGTCAAACGCTACGCCCGAGCCGACCGGCCCGAGCGCATGCTCCGCGTCCCCAAGTACCGTGCCAGCCTGGTCGATCCCTACCGCGAGCACCTGCGCAAACGCCGAAGTGAAGACCCCGGCGTCCCCGTCCAGCACCTCTTCGAAGAGATCAAGACCCTCGGCTTCACGGGCTGCCTGAACCTTCTGCACAAGTACATCAACCAAGGCCGCGCGGACGCCGACCGCAGCCATATCTCGCCACGTCGACTCGCCCGGATGCTGCTGACCAGGCCCGACAACCTCAAGCCCGAGCAGCACGAGCTCCTGGCCAAGCTCACCGCCGCCTGCCCCGAGATGACCCAACTGGCCGCAGATATCAGAGACTTCGCCCCGCTCCTTACGCCACACACCGACAACGCCGATGCGCTCACGCACTGGATCGCCCAAGTCCGAACAGCCGACCTGCCCCACCTACACGCCTTCACCCGGGGCCTGGACCGGGACATCGACGCCGTGATCGCCGGGCTCACGCTTCCGTACAGCAACGGCCCCACCGAGGGCGTCAACACCAAGACCAAACGGATTGCGCGCCAGATGCACGGACGAGCAGGCTTCACCCTGCTCCGGCACCGCATCCTCCTCGGATAA
- a CDS encoding transposase — MAPGAPSGPGRGSGRHPRHQGQGEALPSPPWRGDSVGTPFRLGLEERGLPYVLALHGKEVAHPEDVEPHQPAYGGLGPPTLPRYRTPPRAISTGSVRSPALSHIRW; from the coding sequence GTGGCCCCCGGAGCCCCGTCCGGGCCGGGCCGGGGCTCCGGAAGACACCCGCGGCACCAGGGGCAGGGCGAAGCTCTCCCTTCCCCTCCCTGGCGGGGTGACAGCGTCGGCACACCGTTCCGGCTCGGTCTCGAGGAGCGAGGGCTGCCCTATGTCCTGGCCCTGCACGGGAAGGAAGTCGCGCATCCGGAGGATGTCGAGCCGCACCAGCCCGCTTATGGCGGGCTCGGGCCGCCCACCCTTCCCCGCTACCGCACCCCGCCGCGAGCCATCTCCACCGGGTCTGTACGCTCACCGGCCCTGTCTCACATTCGGTGGTGA
- a CDS encoding transposase: MAHLEKHRRGRREDGHPAPRPAARAGGDRPGPQQHAREHHGARAASGRTATLRPPVGPGARTACSCPRPARRNRQGQQLDQWIERVQADDLSALHAFVTGLGQDLDAVVAGLSLPYSSGAVEGHNNKIKMLKRQMFGRANFDLLRKRVLLAA, encoded by the coding sequence GTGGCACATCTGGAAAAACATCGTCGAGGCCGTCGAGAAGACGGTCATCCAGCACCGCGCCCTGCTGCACGAGCCGGAGGCGACCGGCCCGGTCCGCAGCAACACGCCCGTGAACACCACGGAGCTCGCGCCGCGTCCGGGCGAACCGCGACACTCCGGCCGCCTGTCGGACCGGGTGCGCGAACAGCATGCAGCTGTCCACGCCCTGCTCGACGAAACCGCCAAGGACAGCAGCTGGACCAATGGATCGAGCGCGTCCAGGCCGATGACCTGTCCGCCCTGCACGCTTTCGTCACCGGCCTCGGCCAGGATCTCGACGCCGTCGTCGCCGGGCTCAGCCTGCCCTACAGCTCTGGCGCCGTCGAAGGCCACAACAACAAGATCAAGATGCTCAAGCGGCAGATGTTCGGCCGCGCCAACTTCGACCTGCTCCGCAAGCGGGTCCTCCTCGCGGCGTGA
- a CDS encoding serine hydrolase domain-containing protein — MTHPCVRLSRGAVVAAAVGALVVPVAGGTAGAAPLAAAPSPTPSGDEVRDLTPAVKQQIDQAVRRVMKQANIPGVSVGVWTPDKGEHVKSFGVADKDSGRKMTPNLFMRIGSETKTFTVTAVLKLVDEKKIGLDDTIDKYIDGVPNGDKITLRQLAGMRSGLFNYSQDDAFFKALTSDPQSPFTPQQLLDYAFKHPVLFQPGAEFYYSNTNLVLLGLLVEKISGQSLADYIQEHILDPAGLDDTSFPTGNEFPQPHAQGYTNQTANGAVEDTADWNPSWGWAAGAMISTLDDLRLWARTVATGRLPDGERLISPDTQKERLITPKTPIPGAGYGLGIFDVQGWIGHNGSLPGYESLTIYLPSAQATVVVLLNTDINYKNEEPSTLFGDALTKIISPDHVFNLPSQPAAR; from the coding sequence ATGACGCATCCGTGTGTCCGTCTGTCCAGAGGAGCCGTCGTCGCGGCCGCCGTGGGCGCCCTGGTGGTGCCGGTCGCGGGCGGCACGGCGGGGGCGGCCCCCCTCGCCGCGGCCCCCTCCCCGACGCCCTCCGGGGACGAGGTCCGCGACCTCACACCCGCGGTCAAACAGCAGATCGACCAGGCCGTGCGGCGCGTCATGAAGCAGGCGAACATCCCCGGCGTGTCTGTTGGCGTGTGGACCCCCGACAAGGGCGAGCACGTGAAGTCCTTCGGGGTCGCCGACAAGGACTCCGGCCGGAAGATGACCCCGAACCTCTTCATGCGGATCGGCAGCGAGACGAAGACGTTCACCGTCACGGCCGTGCTGAAACTGGTCGACGAGAAGAAGATCGGCCTCGACGACACCATCGACAAGTACATCGACGGCGTGCCGAACGGCGACAAGATCACCCTGCGGCAGCTGGCCGGCATGCGCAGCGGGCTGTTCAACTACTCGCAGGACGACGCCTTCTTCAAGGCACTGACGTCCGATCCCCAAAGCCCCTTCACCCCGCAGCAGTTGCTCGACTACGCCTTCAAGCACCCCGTGCTGTTCCAGCCCGGCGCCGAGTTCTACTACTCCAACACCAATCTGGTCCTGCTCGGCCTGCTCGTCGAGAAGATCAGCGGGCAGAGCCTCGCGGACTACATCCAGGAGCACATCCTCGATCCGGCCGGCCTGGACGACACGAGCTTCCCCACCGGCAACGAGTTCCCGCAGCCGCACGCCCAGGGCTACACGAACCAGACCGCGAACGGCGCGGTCGAGGACACGGCCGACTGGAACCCCTCCTGGGGCTGGGCCGCCGGCGCGATGATCTCCACCCTGGACGACCTGCGGCTCTGGGCGCGGACCGTGGCCACCGGCCGACTCCCGGACGGCGAACGGCTGATCAGCCCCGACACGCAGAAGGAACGGCTGATCACACCGAAGACGCCGATCCCCGGCGCCGGATACGGTCTCGGCATCTTCGACGTGCAGGGCTGGATCGGCCACAACGGCTCGCTGCCGGGCTACGAGTCGCTGACCATTTACCTGCCGTCGGCCCAGGCCACCGTCGTCGTCCTCCTGAACACCGACATCAACTACAAGAACGAGGAGCCCAGCACCCTCTTCGGCGACGCCCTCACGAAGATCATTTCCCCGGACCACGTGTTCAACCTGCCGAGCCAGCCCGCCGCGAGGTGA